Proteins from a genomic interval of Lycium ferocissimum isolate CSIRO_LF1 chromosome 2, AGI_CSIRO_Lferr_CH_V1, whole genome shotgun sequence:
- the LOC132046523 gene encoding AAA-ATPase At5g17760-like yields MMSLSGMPSASSMFQAYVSMSASISLFKTMMNQLVPRQVQQYIVTNIRSYFHTNSSKVTLVIDEKDGMGINEIYNAAEIYLSTRISPEFQRFKISKRPKDTDVNVKFGNCGKVADSFEGIELVWRFVHEEVSNNTIPNGSGGGGGCSEKRYFELSFNKQHKDKILNCYIPLVMNKAIAMCNDKKVVKLHALNSHSYNSIGWDSVNLEHPSTFETLALEPKLKKTIIEDLDRFLKRKEFYRRVGKAWKRGYLLYGPPGTGKSSLIAAIANYLKFDIYDLEFSNIKRDSDLRRLLLSTKNRSILVIEDIDCSVEPPQRTDFKKEKKFQDSQLTLSGLLNFIDGLWSSCGDERVIIFTTNHKERLEPALLRPGRMDMHIHMSYLTSESFKVLASNYLEISDPNYRGFKEVQELIDGVQTTPAEVAEQLMQSEDPDVCIEGLVKFLKRKRISHNEELEETEDNNTTADDAQLLEVKRRKTRSMA; encoded by the exons ATGATGAGTCTCTCAGGAATGCCTTCAGCCTCTTCAATGTTCCAGGCCTATGTCTCAATGTCTGCttcaatttccctttttaaGACAATGATGAATCAGTTGGTTCCTCGTCAAGTCCAGCAATATATTGTAACCAATATCCGTAGCTATTTCCACACAAATTCATCAAAAGTAACTCTGGTAATTGACGAAAAAGATGGTATGGGCATCAACGAAATCTATAATGCTGCTGAAATCTATTTGTCAACCCGAATCAGCCCTGAATTTCAACGTTTCAAGATCAGCAAAAGGCCTAAAGACACAGACGTGAACGTCAAATTCGGGAATTGTGGGAAAGTTGCTGATTCCTTTGAAGGGATTGAATTGGTATGGAGGTTTGTCCACGAAGAAGTTAGCAACAATACAATTCCGAAtggtagtggtggtggtggtggttgtagTGAGAAACGTTATTTTGAGCTCAGCTTTAACAAGCAGCACAAGGACAAAATCTTGAATTGTTACATCCCTCTCGTAATGAACAAAGCCATAGCCATGTGCAATGACAAAAAAGTTGTCAAGTTGCATGCTCTCAATAGTCATAGTTATAATTCTATAGGTTGGGATTCCGTGAACCTTGAGCACCCTTCAACTTTTGAGACACTAGCTTTAGAACCAAAACTCAAAAAAACCATAATAGAGGATCTTGATAGGTTTTTAAAGAGGAAAGAGTTTTATAGGAGAGTGGGAAAGGCATGGAAAAGAGGGTATTTATTGTATGGACCACCAGGGACAGGGAAATCAAGCTTGATTGCAGCAATTGCTAATTATTTAAAGTTTGATATTTATGACTTAGAGTTCTCTAATATAAAGCGCGATTCGGATTTGAGAAGGTTGTTGCTGAGCACCAAGAATAGATCAATACTTGTCATCGAAGACATTGATTGCAGTGTAGAGCCGCCTCAGAGAACTGAtttcaaaaaagagaaaaagtttCAAGATTCTCAG CTTACACTTAGTGGATTGTTAAACTTCATAGACGGGCTATGGTCGAGTTGTGGCGATGAAAGGGTTATTATATTTACCACAAATCACAAAGAGAGGCTTGAACCAGCTCTGCTGCGACCTGGACGAATGGACATGCACATTCACATGTCCTACTTAACAAGTGAAAGCTTTAAGGTGTTGGCATCTAATTATCTGGAAATTAGTGATCCTAATTATAGGGGTTTTAAAGAAGTACAAGAGTTGATTGATGGTGTACAAACCACCCCTGCAGAGGTTGCTGAGCAGCTTATGCAAAGTGAAGATCCTGATGTTTGCATTGAAGGTCTTGTTAAATTTCTCAAGCGAAAAAGGATTAGTCATAATGAGGAGTTAGAGGAGACCGAGGATAATAATACTACTGCTGATGATGCGCAACTACTTGAAGTAAAGAGGAGAAAAACTAGAAGTATGGCATAa